A single Pan troglodytes isolate AG18354 chromosome X, NHGRI_mPanTro3-v2.0_pri, whole genome shotgun sequence DNA region contains:
- the P2RY4 gene encoding P2Y purinoceptor 4, producing MASTESSLLRSLGLSPGPGSSEVELDCWFDEDFKFILLPVSYAVVFVLGLGLNAPTLWLFIFRLRPWDATATYMFHLALSDTLYVLSLPTLIYYYAAHNHWPFGTEICKFVRFLFYWNLYCSVLFLTCISVHRYLGICHPLRALRWGRPRLAGLLCLAVWLVVAGCLVPNLFFVTTSTKGTTVLCHDTTRPEEFDHYVHFSSAVMGLLFGVPCLVTLVCYGLMARRLYQPLPGAAQSSSRLRSLRTIAVVLTVFAVCFVPFHITRTIYYLARLLEADCRVLNIVNVVYKVTRPLASANSCLDPVLYLLTGDKYRRQLRQLCGGGKPQPRTAASSLALVSLPEDSSCRWAATPQDSSCSTPRADRL from the coding sequence ATGGCCAGTACAGAGTCCTCCCTGTTGAGATCCCTAGGCCTCAGCccaggtcctggcagcagtgAGGTGGAGCTGGACTGTTGGTTTGATGAGGATTTCAAGTTCATCCTGCTGCCTGTGAGCTATGCAGTTGTCTTTGTGCTGGGCTTGGGCCTTAACGCCCCAACCCTATGGCTCTTCATCTTCCGCCTCCGACCCTGGGATGCAACGGCCACCTACATGTTCCACCTGGCATTGTCAGACACCTTGTATGTGCTGTCGCTGCCCACCCTCATCTACTATTATGCAGCCCACAACCACTGGCCCTTTGGCACTGAGATCTGCAAGTTCGTCCGCTTTCTTTTCTATTGGAACCTCTACTGCAGCGTCCTTTTCCTCACCTGCATCAGTGTGCACCGCTACCTGGGCATCTGCCACCCACTTCGGGCACTACGCTGGGGCCGCCCTCGCCTCGCAGGCCTTCTCTGCCTGGCAGTTTGGTTGGTCGTAGCCGGCTGCCTCGTGCCCAACCTGTTCTTTGTCACAACCAGCACCAAAGGGACCACCGTCCTGTGCCATGACACCACTCGGCCTGAAGAGTTTGACCACTATGTGCACTTCAGCTCGGCGGTCATGGGGCTGCTCTTTGGCGTGCCCTGCCTGGTCACTCTTGTTTGCTATGGACTCATGGCTCGTCGCCTGTATCAGCCCTTGCCAGGCGCTGCACAGTCGTCTTCTCGCCTCCGCTCTCTCCGCACCATAGCTGTGGTGCTGACTGTCTTTGCTGTCTGCTTCGTGCCTTTCCACATCACCCGCACCATTTACTACCTGGCCAGGCTGTTGGAAGCTGACTGCCGAGTACTGAACATTGTCAACGTGGTCTATAAAGTGACTCGGCCCCTGGCCAGTGCCAACAGCTGCCTGGATCCTGTGCTCTACTTGCTCACTGGGGACAAATATCGACGTCAGCTCCGTCAGCTCTGTGGTGGTGGCAAGCCCCAGCCCCGCACGGCTGCCTCTTCCCTGGCACTAGTGTCCCTGCCTGAGGATAGCAGCTGCAGGTGGGCGGCCACCCCCCAGGACAGTAGCTGCTCTACTCCTAGGGCAGATAGATTGTAA